From Mercenaria mercenaria strain notata unplaced genomic scaffold, MADL_Memer_1 contig_4166, whole genome shotgun sequence, one genomic window encodes:
- the LOC128553673 gene encoding uncharacterized protein LOC128553673 has translation MDPIQDVDGIIAIVCVIMIMSAINLQHRDRLRGRQWVRPWIARRGQYGAYHALMQELRQEDPRSYKNFVRMDKDTFTELLELVTPLIKKKDTFMRNSISAAERLALTLRYLATGDSYATLQYLYRVPATTVSEIIPETCQAIYNVLRNTYIKVTNFSCSFKCYSLRIT, from the exons ATGGATCCCATACAGGATGTAGATGGAATTATTGCAATTGTGTGTGTAATTATGATTATGTCGGCAATTAACCTGCAACATAGAGATCGTTTACGAGGTAGACAATGGGTTCGCCCTTGGATTGCACGTAGAGGACAATACGGAGCTTACCATGCACTAATGCAGGAACTGAGGCAGGAAGACCCAAGGTCGTACAAGAATTTTGTGAGAATGGATAAAGATACTTTTACTGAGCTGTTAGAATTGGTGACACCATTGATCAAGAAGAAAGATACCTTTATGAGGAATTCTATTTCTGCAGCTGAGCGACTAGCTTTGACTCTACGCTATCTTGCAACAG GTGACAGTTATGCAACACTACAATACTTGTACAGAGTTCCAGCGACAACTGTTTCTGAAATAATTCCTGAAACTTGCCAAGCAATATACAATGTTCTTAGAAATACCTATATCAAGGTAACGAATTTCAGTTGTTCATTTAAATGTTATTCTTTGCGTATTACATAA